From the genome of Lysinibacter sp. HNR:
AGGCTTCCCCCGTGTCGGTGACAACAACGGCATGAATGTATGTCACGGAAATCGTCTGAACAACCTGCCTGCCGAGTGTGCTGCCCATATCAACGGCAACGGGAATCGTCGACGACGTTGATCCCCCGTTACCCAGCTGGTGTTGTGCGTTCGAGCCCCAGGCGTGCAACGTACCGTCCTCGGCAAGGGCGAGTACGGTCTCCTCTCCCATGGATATCTTGCTAATGGGGGCGTCCCCAAACGACCCGGTGGGGCTTACCGCAACGGGAACGCTGCTGTCATCAACCGTGCCATTACCCAATTGCCCAGATACGTTAAGACCCCAGGTATACACCTTTCCGTCTTCGGTAAGTGCGGAGGAGTTGAGCATCGATCCACTAATTTGCACCACCGTTTTTCCGGAGAGCACACCACTGGTGTCAACTGCGATGGGAAGACCCGCCGTGTAAACACCTGTTACCCCCAGCTGCCCCGCCGTATTGGTACCCCAGGTATACACTCGGCCGTCACTCGTTAGAGCCATCGAGTGATAGTCCCCGCCGGAAACCGCCACAACGGTCTTGTCCAGAAGTTCGTTGCCCCCCACCGGCACGGGCACTCGCGAGCTAGAAAGAAACGGATTTCCCAGTTGACCAAAGTCGTTGCCACCCCAGGAATATATCCCGCCATCACTGGTAACCGCGAGGGAATGAAATGCACTCGCGTGAATCGCAACGACCATTTTACCGGCAAACGCTCCACCCATATCAACGGCAACGGGCTGCGCAGAAAAAGTATCGACCGAGCCCGAGCCCAGCTGGCCATAACCGTTATATCCCCAGCTGTACACGGTGCCATCGTCAGCCAGCACAAGCGTATGGTTTCCACTCGACGCTATTCGGGTGATCTTTTTACCGGAGAGAACCCCCGACATATCCACGGGAATAGGGACTGACGACTGCCGGGTTCCGGCGGTATCCCCCAGCCCGTAGTTGGTTCTTCCCCACGCGTATAGTTGACCGTTGCTCAGTAATCCCACCGAGCCTGATCTATGAGTGACAATCTGTGTGAAGCCGCTCCCCGGGGCGTTCACCTCAACACGCGTACCGCCCGTAGTTGGACCTTGTGCAGGCGTCACGCCGACGGCAGAAACGGCACCACCTATTGCCGACCACAGCACCATGAGTGAGGCAAGTAGACTCGATAACCACGGTACCGCATATCGCGCTCGAAAACCTTGAGAGCCGGAAAGCCCTAACGTCACAAGTGCACGCAAATTACTCAGAATGACAACCAGCCCCCTAGGTTGACATAACAACCTATATTAGAATACACCCTCACTCCACTTTTTGGCATACACTTTGCTGTCAATAAAAGTGTTTGGATGATGACAACTCAGCAACACATGCTCGCACACAGGATCATTAACCCTACTCAGTTCGCCCTCTCAGCAAAAGACACGAGAGCATGACAACACCGACTCCACTCAGTAGCACCGAAGTAGGTAATAGCAAGACGGGTCAAAACGGTTAGCCGATAGCGGCGTCCTTGTTTATTTGTTCCTCATCCGTCACCATCGCATATCCAACCCCCGTAACCGTTTTGATCGCCCACGGTTTATCAAGCTTGCGTCGCAGGGTGCTAATGGTGACCTTTACCGAGTTGGTGAATGGATTCGCGTTTTCATCCCAGGCTTTTTCCAGCAGTGATTCCGCGCTTACAACACCACCTCTAGCCCGTAGTAGCACCTCAAGAACCGAAAACTCTTTGCGGGTCAGCCGGATATATTTACCTCCTCGATACACCTCCCTGCGGAATGGGTCAAGAGTGATGTTGCTCACAGAAAGGACCGGGGGCAAAACCGTGAACTGTCTTCTAGTCAAAGCTCGAAGCCGCGCTACCAACTCCGGGAATTCAAAAGGTTTTGCGAGGTAGTCATCGGCACCCAGCTCTAGACCCTCAACCCTGTCGTTCAGGAGTCCAGCAGCGGTAAGCATCAGAATTGCAGGACGCTCCTCGCGGCGAGCCAACTCCCTGCAGACCTCATCACCGTGTAGTCCAGGGATATCTCGGTCTAGGAGCACCACATCATAACTGTTCACATCGACAAGGAAGAGTGCCTCTTCTCCGTTATCCGTCGTGTCTACTGATATCGCTTCCAGGCGCAACCCGGTACTGATCGCCTCAGCCAGGTAGGCCTCGTCCTCAACAATCAACACTCGCATAGCTTCGCTCCTTTCCTTCTATGGAAGCAGACGAAGGGTAAAGAAAGCATAAAGATTTTTCTTTACCCCCACG
Proteins encoded in this window:
- a CDS encoding response regulator transcription factor, whose product is MRVLIVEDEAYLAEAISTGLRLEAISVDTTDNGEEALFLVDVNSYDVVLLDRDIPGLHGDEVCRELARREERPAILMLTAAGLLNDRVEGLELGADDYLAKPFEFPELVARLRALTRRQFTVLPPVLSVSNITLDPFRREVYRGGKYIRLTRKEFSVLEVLLRARGGVVSAESLLEKAWDENANPFTNSVKVTISTLRRKLDKPWAIKTVTGVGYAMVTDEEQINKDAAIG